Proteins encoded in a region of the Pseudomonas denitrificans (nom. rej.) genome:
- a CDS encoding undecaprenyl-phosphate glucose phosphotransferase: MPNKTKGILRAHQSLISLAHRLSDILVIVLTGVVLLGAGNGVLDAQIWVSVLLCVMLFHWLGELNQLYGSWRGESLLRESLSVTLYWSLAFFAVLLLDISLRHVELEEPRRLGWFAAALLIMGGYRLAIRMLLRVARRHGFNSRNVAIYGTGEVGARLAETILAAPWMGLRLVGFYDDRPQQMELGERVPVKGDRLALIEAARSGQIDKVYLTLPLSREPLLNELIRELSDTTVSVYLIPDLFMFDLLHARSESINGLATISIFDTPMDGPNAVLKRIEDVVLASLILLLIAVPMLFIAVAVKLTSRGPVLFRQTRYGMDGRPIRVWKFRSMTVMEDGAAVTQASRNDCRITPLGAFLRRTSLDELPQFFNVLLGDMSVVGPRPHAVAHNEQYRRQVSRYMLRHKVKPGITGWAQVNGWRGETDTLEKMQKRIEFDLDYIENWSVWWDLKIVLLTLFKGFVHRNAY, encoded by the coding sequence ATGCCCAACAAGACGAAAGGAATTCTGCGTGCTCACCAGTCACTCATCTCGCTGGCGCACCGCCTGAGCGACATCCTGGTGATCGTGCTCACCGGGGTCGTGCTGCTCGGTGCTGGCAATGGCGTGCTGGATGCACAGATCTGGGTCTCGGTGCTGCTCTGCGTGATGCTGTTCCATTGGCTCGGCGAGCTGAACCAGCTCTACGGCTCCTGGCGTGGCGAGTCGCTGCTGCGGGAGTCGCTGAGCGTCACCCTGTACTGGTCGCTGGCGTTCTTCGCCGTGCTGCTGCTGGACATCTCGCTGCGCCACGTGGAGCTGGAAGAACCCCGGCGCCTGGGCTGGTTCGCCGCGGCGCTGCTGATCATGGGCGGCTACCGGCTGGCGATCCGCATGCTGCTGCGCGTCGCCCGCCGCCACGGCTTCAACAGTCGCAACGTGGCCATCTACGGCACTGGCGAAGTCGGCGCGCGACTGGCCGAGACCATCCTCGCCGCGCCCTGGATGGGCCTGCGCCTGGTCGGCTTCTACGACGACCGCCCGCAGCAGATGGAGCTGGGCGAACGGGTACCGGTAAAAGGCGATCGCCTGGCGCTGATCGAGGCCGCCCGCTCGGGGCAGATCGACAAGGTCTACCTGACCCTGCCGCTGTCGCGCGAGCCGCTGCTCAACGAGCTGATCCGCGAGCTCTCCGACACCACGGTGTCGGTCTACCTGATCCCCGACCTGTTCATGTTCGACCTGCTGCACGCGCGCAGCGAGAGCATCAACGGGCTGGCCACCATCAGCATCTTCGACACGCCCATGGACGGCCCCAACGCCGTGCTCAAGCGCATCGAGGACGTGGTGCTGGCCTCGCTGATCCTGCTGCTGATCGCCGTGCCCATGCTGTTCATCGCGGTGGCCGTGAAGCTCACTTCGCGCGGCCCGGTGCTGTTCCGCCAGACCCGCTACGGCATGGACGGTCGGCCCATCCGCGTCTGGAAGTTCCGCAGCATGACGGTCATGGAGGACGGCGCCGCCGTCACCCAGGCCTCGCGCAACGATTGCCGCATCACCCCGCTGGGCGCCTTCCTGCGGCGCACCTCGCTGGATGAATTGCCACAGTTCTTCAACGTCTTGCTCGGCGACATGTCCGTGGTCGGCCCACGCCCCCACGCCGTGGCGCACAACGAGCAATACCGGCGTCAGGTCAGCCGTTACATGCTGCGTCACAAGGTCAAGCCAGGCATTACCGGCTGGGCCCAGGTGAACGGCTGGCGTGGCGAAACAGACACCCTGGAGAAGATGCAGAAGCGCATCGAGTTCGATCTGGACTACATCGAGAACTGGTCCGTCTGGTGGGACCTGAAGATCGTCTTGCTGACCCTGTTCAAGGGTTTCGTACACCGCAATGCCTATTGA
- the rfbA gene encoding glucose-1-phosphate thymidylyltransferase RfbA: MKGIILAGGSGTRLHPITLGVSKQLLPIYDKPMVYYPLSVLMLAGIDDILLICTPTDLPNFRALLGDGEQFGVRLQYAVQPSPDGLAQAFLIGASFIGDDSVCLVLGDNIFYGQGFTETLREAAARTRGATVFGYQVADPARFGVVEFDAAGRVLSIEEKPRMPRSNYAVTGLYFYDNRVVEMARQIRPSARGELEITDINNLYLELGELHVSLLGRGFAWLDTGTHESLMEAGHFVQTIEERQGLKVACLEEIAFQQGWLSESRLALQAERLSKTGYGRYLQQLLLDKRQ, encoded by the coding sequence ATGAAGGGCATCATCCTCGCCGGTGGCTCCGGCACCCGCCTGCACCCCATTACCCTGGGTGTGTCCAAGCAATTGCTGCCGATCTACGACAAGCCGATGGTGTACTACCCGCTATCGGTGCTGATGCTCGCCGGCATCGACGACATCCTGTTGATCTGCACGCCCACCGATCTGCCGAACTTCCGCGCCCTGCTGGGTGACGGCGAGCAATTCGGCGTGCGCCTGCAGTACGCCGTGCAGCCCTCGCCGGACGGGCTGGCGCAGGCCTTCCTGATCGGTGCGTCATTCATCGGCGACGACTCGGTGTGCCTGGTGCTGGGCGACAACATCTTCTACGGCCAGGGCTTCACCGAAACCCTGCGCGAGGCAGCCGCGCGTACTCGGGGCGCCACCGTGTTCGGCTACCAGGTGGCGGACCCGGCACGCTTCGGCGTGGTCGAGTTCGACGCCGCGGGCCGCGTGCTTTCCATCGAGGAAAAGCCCCGCATGCCGCGCTCGAACTACGCCGTCACCGGCCTGTATTTCTACGACAACCGGGTGGTGGAGATGGCTCGCCAGATACGCCCTTCGGCCCGTGGCGAGCTGGAAATCACCGACATCAACAACCTCTACCTGGAGCTGGGTGAACTGCACGTCAGCCTGCTGGGTCGCGGGTTCGCCTGGCTGGACACCGGCACCCACGAATCGCTGATGGAGGCAGGTCATTTCGTGCAGACCATCGAGGAACGCCAGGGATTGAAGGTCGCCTGCCTGGAGGAAATCGCCTTCCAGCAGGGCTGGCTCAGCGAGAGCCGGCTGGCCCTGCAGGCCGAGCGCCTGAGCAAGACCGGCTATGGCCGCTACCTGCAGCAACTGCTGCTGGACAAGCGACAGTGA
- a CDS encoding glycosyltransferase family 4 protein translates to MIVINARFLTQQVSGVQRFAEQISLSLARLRSDLHFVAPPGEILRPEIASQLNVEQIGRRDGHLWEQIDLPLWLSRHGRPLLVSLCSTAPLAYSKQVVTHHDITYVRHPESFSWKFRALYRLMIPLMLRRSLAQVTVSEFSRQEIASHYGLDPKGIHVIANAVSAEFCTGLEPTLLERPYVLAVSSPASHKNFSRLIEAFRLLGELDVELRIVGAANRSFVDAQLQQSGQGDRVRWLGRLDDDQLIEQYRNAAVFAFPSLYEGFGIPPLEAQACGCPVVAASSASIPEVLGNSVLYFDPLDPPGIAAALRRVLLDHKLRADLRRLGQENVLRYSWDISALRLSSLIDSFLTERSDYPARFDAKQIAKQGGRS, encoded by the coding sequence ATGATCGTGATCAACGCGCGCTTCCTCACCCAGCAGGTCAGTGGTGTGCAGCGCTTCGCCGAACAGATTTCGCTGTCGCTGGCGCGGCTGCGCAGCGACCTCCATTTCGTCGCGCCGCCCGGTGAAATCCTCCGCCCGGAAATCGCCAGCCAGCTGAATGTCGAGCAGATCGGCCGTCGCGACGGGCACCTCTGGGAGCAGATCGACCTGCCGCTGTGGCTGTCCCGTCACGGCCGGCCGCTGCTGGTCTCGCTGTGCAGCACGGCGCCGCTGGCCTATTCGAAGCAGGTCGTCACGCACCACGACATCACCTACGTGCGCCACCCGGAAAGCTTCTCCTGGAAGTTCCGCGCGCTGTACCGCCTGATGATCCCGCTGATGCTGCGTCGCTCGCTGGCGCAGGTCACGGTCAGCGAGTTCTCCCGCCAGGAGATCGCCTCGCACTATGGCCTCGATCCCAAGGGCATCCATGTGATCGCCAATGCGGTGTCCGCCGAGTTCTGCACCGGCCTCGAGCCGACCCTGCTCGAACGCCCCTATGTCCTGGCGGTGTCCTCGCCGGCGTCGCACAAGAACTTCTCCCGGCTGATCGAAGCATTCCGCCTGCTCGGCGAGCTGGACGTGGAACTGCGCATCGTCGGCGCCGCCAACCGCAGCTTCGTCGATGCGCAACTGCAGCAGAGCGGGCAGGGCGACCGGGTGCGCTGGCTGGGCCGGCTGGATGACGATCAACTGATCGAGCAATACCGCAACGCCGCCGTCTTCGCCTTCCCGTCGCTGTACGAAGGTTTCGGCATTCCGCCGCTGGAGGCGCAGGCCTGCGGCTGCCCGGTGGTGGCGGCCAGCAGTGCCTCGATCCCGGAAGTGCTGGGCAACTCGGTGCTGTACTTCGACCCCCTCGATCCGCCTGGCATTGCCGCCGCCCTGCGCCGCGTGCTGCTCGACCACAAGTTGCGTGCCGACCTGCGCCGCCTGGGGCAGGAGAACGTCCTGCGCTACTCCTGGGACATTTCCGCGCTGCGGCTTTCCAGCCTGATCGACTCCTTTCTGACCGAGCGCTCGGACTACCCGGCGCGCTTCGACGCCAAACAGATCGCCAAGCAAGGAGGCAGATCATGA
- a CDS encoding GH39 family glycosyl hydrolase: MELQSPYPRFEVDRRVTFDRSLLALGVLVALLLVETFNGALRFYTDQAGLSAIVYLPKVACIVAVGWELFTRPQQRGLWLLLILAAASLLLGRLHGAEFQSGFFSVFIYAPLLFGLLCGQYLEMHRKAVGWIIFFCLIASLLGIALDLAINVPWKGYTYSMGGVEISGNRSWSAYGLDRIAGFSRMSSSLAMMLAVFSLYLGSFRLTLPVRGLIYLIALVGIVLTTNKSSAGAFFFALLVMSISRQRLLFLLATLLVVLGALALPLYGLYGHVDPYLATATGDNLMGSMVDRLVNTWPNLIKVMDYNGWIYTGAGLGMTGSAYAAFPIFGVEQLAVADNSLLYLWCLFGVAGVALYLLAVPMLMRLQRQPGREARALLGIAYCILLIAWTSDVLESPIPSLFLGLAIGRALRLPGETAPQPTPRTLRLQGGMLSLLACALLIGGLLQSPSSLAKEAPVENLGAAEFIVGASTHQNIRAGNRDGINRLAREAGILSFRDDAYWSSVERERGVLSIDAAWRAQLRSTRSLGIDTLLILGNENQFYGNAKPRDDASREGYLRYVRYVVRAFKGQVAFYEVWNEWDSENATDKDFSDDYLTLVRAAAKVIREEDPQAKVLAGAVTLKGIRQGFAERIAGGGVLDVVDGISLHPSVYCEREMSTPEAWLNWFQGVNQKLENAAGKPVPLYFTEFSWPAHEGDCGISRERQAAYLARAYVLVRSLPNVKGAWWYDLVDDGIDRTDMEHNFGLLTAGGQPKPAYHAMASIADIIGRYRFVGRVPNEDPNVYLLRFAKASEEILVAWTLGHEQTLNITSKPGSSDTLWRLDAVEGIARREGRPVPWQCPAGGGDCQASIRIDASPTLVRSASAPQLSLR; the protein is encoded by the coding sequence ATGGAACTGCAATCCCCGTATCCACGCTTTGAGGTCGACCGCCGCGTGACCTTCGACCGCTCCTTGCTGGCGCTCGGGGTACTGGTGGCCTTGCTGCTGGTGGAGACCTTCAACGGCGCACTGCGCTTCTACACCGACCAGGCCGGCCTGTCGGCCATCGTCTACCTGCCCAAGGTGGCCTGCATCGTCGCGGTGGGCTGGGAACTGTTCACCCGTCCGCAACAGCGCGGGCTGTGGCTGCTGCTGATCCTCGCGGCGGCTTCGCTGCTGCTCGGCCGGCTGCACGGCGCCGAGTTCCAGAGCGGCTTCTTCTCCGTCTTCATCTACGCGCCGCTGCTGTTCGGCCTGCTGTGTGGCCAGTACCTGGAGATGCACCGCAAGGCCGTTGGCTGGATCATCTTCTTCTGCCTGATCGCTTCTCTGCTGGGCATCGCCCTGGACCTCGCCATCAACGTGCCGTGGAAGGGTTACACCTACTCCATGGGCGGCGTCGAGATCAGCGGCAACCGATCCTGGAGCGCCTATGGCCTGGATCGCATCGCCGGCTTCTCGCGGATGTCCTCGAGCCTGGCGATGATGCTGGCGGTGTTCAGCCTGTACCTGGGCTCTTTCCGCCTGACGCTGCCGGTGCGTGGACTGATCTACCTGATAGCGCTGGTCGGTATCGTGCTGACCACCAACAAGTCCTCCGCCGGTGCCTTCTTCTTCGCCCTGCTGGTGATGAGCATCAGCCGCCAGCGCCTGCTGTTCCTGCTGGCCACGCTGCTGGTGGTGCTCGGCGCGCTGGCGCTGCCGCTGTACGGTCTGTACGGCCATGTCGACCCCTACCTGGCCACCGCCACCGGCGACAACCTGATGGGCTCGATGGTCGATCGTCTGGTCAACACCTGGCCGAACCTGATCAAGGTGATGGACTACAACGGCTGGATCTATACCGGCGCCGGGCTGGGCATGACCGGTAGCGCCTATGCGGCCTTCCCGATTTTCGGCGTCGAGCAGCTGGCGGTGGCGGACAATTCGCTGCTCTACCTCTGGTGCCTGTTCGGCGTGGCCGGCGTCGCCCTGTACCTGCTGGCGGTGCCGATGCTGATGCGCCTGCAACGCCAGCCCGGCCGCGAAGCCCGCGCGCTGCTTGGCATCGCCTACTGCATCCTGCTCATCGCCTGGACCAGCGACGTGCTCGAGTCGCCGATCCCCAGCCTGTTCCTCGGCCTGGCCATCGGCCGCGCCCTGCGCCTGCCGGGCGAGACCGCACCACAACCGACGCCGCGCACCCTGCGCCTGCAGGGCGGCATGCTCAGCCTGCTGGCCTGCGCGCTGCTGATCGGCGGCCTGCTGCAATCGCCCAGCAGCCTGGCCAAGGAAGCGCCCGTGGAAAACCTCGGCGCGGCGGAATTCATCGTCGGCGCCAGCACCCACCAGAACATCCGCGCGGGCAATCGCGACGGCATCAATCGCCTGGCCCGCGAGGCCGGCATCCTGTCGTTCCGCGACGATGCCTACTGGTCCAGTGTCGAGCGCGAGCGCGGCGTGCTGTCCATCGACGCCGCCTGGCGCGCACAGCTGCGTAGCACCCGTAGCTTAGGGATAGACACGCTGCTGATCCTGGGCAACGAGAACCAGTTCTACGGCAACGCCAAGCCGCGCGACGACGCCTCCCGCGAGGGCTACCTGCGTTACGTGCGCTACGTGGTGCGCGCGTTCAAGGGGCAGGTCGCCTTCTACGAAGTGTGGAACGAGTGGGACTCGGAAAACGCCACCGACAAGGACTTCAGCGACGACTACCTGACCCTGGTGCGCGCGGCCGCCAAGGTGATCCGCGAGGAAGACCCGCAAGCCAAGGTGCTCGCCGGAGCCGTCACCCTCAAGGGCATCCGCCAGGGCTTCGCCGAGCGCATCGCCGGTGGCGGCGTACTGGATGTCGTCGACGGTATCTCGCTGCATCCCTCGGTGTACTGCGAGCGCGAGATGTCCACTCCCGAGGCCTGGCTGAACTGGTTCCAGGGCGTCAACCAGAAGCTGGAAAACGCCGCCGGCAAACCAGTCCCACTGTACTTCACCGAGTTCAGCTGGCCGGCCCACGAAGGCGATTGCGGCATCAGCCGCGAGCGCCAGGCCGCCTACCTGGCCCGCGCCTACGTGCTGGTGCGCAGCCTGCCGAACGTGAAAGGCGCCTGGTGGTACGACCTGGTGGACGACGGCATCGACCGCACGGACATGGAGCACAACTTCGGCCTGCTCACCGCCGGCGGGCAGCCCAAGCCGGCGTACCACGCGATGGCCAGCATTGCCGACATCATCGGTCGCTACCGCTTCGTCGGCCGCGTGCCGAACGAGGACCCGAACGTCTACCTGCTGCGCTTCGCCAAGGCCAGCGAGGAAATCCTGGTGGCCTGGACCCTGGGCCATGAGCAGACCCTGAACATCACCAGCAAGCCCGGCAGCAGCGACACCCTCTGGCGCCTGGACGCCGTCGAAGGGATCGCCCGCCGCGAGGGCCGGCCGGTGCCCTGGCAGTGCCCCGCAGGGGGCGGCGACTGCCAGGCCAGCATCCGCATCGACGCCTCGCCCACCCTGGTGCGCAGCGCGTCGGCCCCGCAACTGTCGTTGCGCTGA
- a CDS encoding glycosyltransferase family 4 protein — translation MRVLLLNTLYAPHIGGGAEVMLQHMAEGLRGRGHDVQVLCTGPDAGLQRETLNGVTVLRAGLRNLYWPFDGNSYGPLKRLAWHGLDRYNRGMRGVLAKVLEEIEPDVVVCHNLSGWSISAWDAIRAAGLPLVQVLHDQYLTCPRGVRFHKGRHCERQCASCALLRRSHASASGDVDAVVGVSRYQLNALLDAGYFAGSQSHVVYNGSPMAEVHVAPPASGRRPLRFGFIGALTPNKGVEWLIEQFQARGDDASLLIAGRGDGAYVNQLKSLADPQRVHFVGYRKAAEFFSEIDVAVVPSLSPESFGLVALEACAHHLPVIASRMGGLTEIVLDEINGLLCSPDHSDSLGDAIERLVRDPALRQRLASRAREVVAPMLSVERMLDEYEAILRHTLLTRGVQHGTAIPVSTL, via the coding sequence ATGAGAGTGCTGCTGCTCAACACCCTCTACGCCCCGCACATCGGTGGCGGGGCGGAAGTCATGCTGCAGCACATGGCCGAGGGCCTGCGCGGCCGTGGCCACGACGTGCAGGTGCTTTGCACCGGGCCGGACGCGGGCCTGCAGCGCGAGACGCTGAACGGTGTAACGGTGCTGCGCGCCGGCCTGCGCAATCTCTACTGGCCGTTCGACGGGAACAGCTACGGCCCGTTGAAGCGCCTCGCCTGGCACGGGCTGGACCGCTACAACCGCGGCATGCGCGGTGTGCTGGCGAAGGTGCTGGAAGAGATCGAGCCGGACGTGGTGGTCTGCCACAACCTGTCGGGCTGGTCGATCTCCGCCTGGGATGCGATCCGCGCCGCCGGCCTGCCGCTCGTACAGGTCCTTCACGACCAGTACCTGACCTGCCCGCGCGGCGTGCGCTTCCACAAGGGCCGCCACTGCGAGCGGCAGTGCGCATCCTGTGCGCTGCTACGGCGCTCCCACGCATCGGCTTCCGGCGACGTCGATGCGGTGGTCGGCGTCAGTCGCTACCAGCTCAATGCGCTGCTCGATGCCGGGTATTTCGCCGGCAGCCAGAGCCATGTGGTCTACAACGGCTCGCCGATGGCGGAGGTGCACGTCGCACCGCCGGCAAGCGGGCGTCGCCCGCTGCGCTTCGGTTTCATCGGCGCGCTGACCCCGAACAAGGGCGTGGAGTGGCTGATCGAGCAGTTCCAGGCACGCGGTGACGATGCCTCGCTGCTGATCGCAGGACGGGGCGACGGCGCCTACGTGAACCAACTGAAGTCCCTCGCCGATCCCCAGCGCGTGCACTTCGTCGGCTACCGCAAGGCGGCCGAGTTCTTCAGCGAGATCGATGTCGCCGTGGTGCCCAGCCTGTCCCCGGAATCCTTCGGCCTGGTGGCGCTGGAAGCCTGCGCCCATCACCTGCCGGTGATCGCCTCGCGGATGGGCGGCCTGACGGAAATCGTCCTGGACGAAATCAACGGCCTGCTCTGCTCGCCCGACCACAGCGACTCGCTGGGCGACGCCATCGAGCGCCTGGTGCGTGACCCGGCGCTGCGCCAGCGCCTGGCCTCGCGCGCCCGTGAAGTCGTGGCACCGATGCTCAGCGTGGAACGGATGCTCGACGAATACGAAGCCATCCTGCGCCACACCCTGCTTACCCGCGGAGTCCAGCATGGAACTGCAATCCCCGTATCCACGCTTTGA